The proteins below are encoded in one region of Clostridium pasteurianum DSM 525 = ATCC 6013:
- a CDS encoding HK97-gp10 family putative phage morphogenesis protein, with translation MSASFDVDGFESLMSKLQSMGKEGTKIEDEALQKAAEPILVDAKNSAPVRTGKLRDGLKISKAKKSKDGKYVLVGTDKKDKDAPFWATFIEFGTSKMPAQPFLRPAFEKNKKQVFEIIKEEIAKKVE, from the coding sequence ATGTCAGCTAGTTTTGATGTAGATGGCTTTGAAAGCTTAATGTCTAAGCTCCAAAGTATGGGTAAAGAAGGGACAAAAATAGAAGATGAAGCTTTACAGAAAGCAGCAGAGCCTATATTAGTAGATGCGAAAAATAGTGCTCCTGTAAGAACAGGGAAACTAAGAGATGGACTGAAGATAAGTAAAGCTAAAAAATCTAAAGATGGTAAATACGTATTAGTTGGAACAGATAAAAAAGATAAAGATGCACCATTTTGGGCTACATTTATAGAATTTGGTACAAGCAAAATGCCTGCACAACCATTCTTAAGACCTGCTTTTGAGAAAAACAAGAAACAGGTTTTTGAGATAATTAAAGAAGAAATTGCGAAGAAGGTGGAATAA
- a CDS encoding major tail protein, whose protein sequence is MSRQIGLRDVSFAPLTVDPVGGSTTYGTMKKYERSISAKITPKSTSEKQYSDDDIEEIIQKFDSIDVEIELNQLSPATRAFLQGAKLINGILIENKDDVPPWVAMSFRSLKSDKTNYRYVCLLKGQFQLTADNYDTDADKLKTQTATIKATFIPRESDGNWRLIADTDGEGVDANALAGWLTAVPTIPVQA, encoded by the coding sequence ATGAGTAGACAAATAGGTTTAAGAGATGTAAGTTTTGCACCTTTAACAGTAGATCCAGTAGGAGGTTCAACAACTTATGGCACAATGAAAAAATATGAAAGGTCAATTTCGGCGAAAATAACACCAAAATCTACTAGTGAAAAGCAATATAGTGATGATGATATAGAAGAAATAATTCAAAAGTTTGATTCCATAGATGTAGAAATAGAATTAAATCAACTAAGTCCAGCAACAAGAGCATTTTTACAAGGTGCAAAATTAATTAATGGTATTTTAATTGAAAATAAAGATGATGTTCCACCTTGGGTAGCAATGAGCTTTAGAAGCTTAAAGTCAGACAAAACAAATTATAGATATGTATGTTTGTTAAAAGGTCAATTTCAGCTTACAGCAGATAATTATGATACTGATGCAGATAAATTAAAGACTCAGACAGCAACAATAAAAGCTACATTTATACCTAGAGAAAGTGACGGTAATTGGAGATTGATAGCTGATACAGATGGTGAAGGTGTAGATGCTAATGCACTAGCTGGATGGCTAACAGCAGTCCCAACAATACCAGTACAAGCATAG